In the genome of Angustibacter luteus, one region contains:
- a CDS encoding 4Fe-4S dicluster domain-containing protein has translation MQVAAAILVIVVTVIGVALFARTVGTIASRIRVGQPDPRRTNAPATRTVTLLREFLGHTRMARLPVVAAAHWFVMVSFGVLFFSLLTAYGQVFDPHFALPLIGHFFLYEWAVEAIAWLSLAGILVLIAIRQKNHPRFAKADGRRSRFFGSTWWQAYYVEATILGVVLCVLSLRFLEYWLGQTEGSDWATHLHFPTTSWLGTGDALTQDGLENAIIVVATLKILISMAWFITVALQPAMGVAWHRFLAFFNIWFKRNADGRTSLGALQPIAVNGEPVDFENIDELDEDAALGVGKVEDFTWKGLLDFSTCTECGRCQSQCPAWNTDKPLSPKLLMMALRDHAHEKAPYLQALANPTYLAAKTGQPLEGVAPELSEFDAKVRAAHERPLIGATGYGAGDAPDMLGAYNPDGRGAAELGVIDPDVLWSCTTCGACVEQCPVDIEHVDHIVDMRRYQVLIESAFPSELGGLFKNLENNQNPWGMNPRARLDWAKDLPFEVKQVGQDVESLADVEYLFWVGCAGAFEDRAKKTTRAVAELLHTAGVDFAVLGDGESCTGDPARRAGNEFLFQMLAQPNVEVLNELGAQKIVVTCAHCFNTLSNEYPQLGGNYEVVHHTQLLNRLVRDKRLVPVAPPADQPAAKDGVTAAGTPITYHDPCYLGRHNNVYEAPRELIGALPGVEYREMERSKERSFCCGAGGARMWMEETLGTRINTNRTAEAVATGADKIAIGCPFCRVMMSDGLAAQQADGSAREEVEVVDVAQMLLAAVRRGQDPQPAAEPEPSPV, from the coding sequence ATGCAGGTCGCCGCCGCCATCCTGGTCATCGTCGTCACGGTGATCGGCGTCGCCCTGTTCGCGCGCACCGTGGGCACGATCGCCAGCCGCATCCGGGTCGGCCAGCCCGACCCACGCCGCACCAACGCGCCGGCCACCCGCACGGTGACCCTGCTGCGCGAGTTCCTCGGCCACACCCGGATGGCCCGGCTGCCCGTCGTCGCCGCCGCCCACTGGTTCGTGATGGTGTCGTTCGGCGTCCTGTTCTTCTCGCTGCTCACCGCCTACGGGCAGGTGTTCGACCCGCACTTCGCCCTGCCGCTGATCGGCCACTTCTTCCTCTACGAGTGGGCCGTCGAGGCGATCGCCTGGCTGTCGCTCGCGGGCATCCTGGTGCTGATCGCGATCCGGCAGAAGAACCACCCGCGGTTCGCGAAGGCCGACGGGCGGCGCTCGCGGTTCTTCGGTTCCACGTGGTGGCAGGCCTACTACGTCGAGGCGACCATCCTCGGCGTCGTCCTGTGCGTGCTGAGCCTGCGCTTCCTGGAGTACTGGCTGGGCCAGACCGAGGGGAGCGACTGGGCCACCCACCTGCACTTCCCGACGACGTCCTGGCTCGGCACGGGTGACGCCTTGACCCAGGACGGGCTCGAGAACGCGATCATCGTGGTCGCCACGCTGAAGATCCTGATCTCGATGGCCTGGTTCATCACGGTGGCGCTGCAGCCGGCGATGGGGGTGGCGTGGCACCGGTTCCTGGCGTTCTTCAACATCTGGTTCAAGCGCAACGCCGATGGCCGCACCAGCCTCGGTGCGCTGCAGCCGATCGCGGTCAACGGCGAGCCAGTCGACTTCGAGAACATCGACGAGCTGGACGAGGACGCCGCCCTGGGCGTGGGCAAGGTCGAGGACTTCACCTGGAAGGGCCTGCTCGACTTCAGCACCTGCACCGAGTGCGGCCGCTGCCAGAGCCAGTGCCCGGCCTGGAACACCGACAAGCCGTTGTCCCCCAAGCTGTTGATGATGGCGCTGCGGGACCACGCGCACGAGAAGGCGCCGTACCTGCAGGCGCTGGCCAACCCGACGTACCTGGCGGCGAAGACCGGCCAGCCGCTCGAGGGCGTCGCCCCCGAGCTGTCCGAGTTCGACGCCAAGGTCCGGGCCGCCCACGAGCGCCCGCTGATCGGCGCCACCGGCTACGGCGCCGGCGACGCGCCGGACATGCTGGGCGCGTACAACCCGGACGGGCGGGGCGCGGCCGAGCTGGGCGTCATCGACCCGGACGTGCTGTGGAGCTGCACCACCTGCGGCGCCTGCGTCGAGCAGTGCCCGGTGGACATCGAGCACGTCGACCACATCGTCGACATGCGCCGCTACCAGGTGCTGATCGAGTCGGCGTTCCCGAGCGAGCTCGGCGGGCTGTTCAAGAACCTGGAGAACAACCAGAACCCGTGGGGCATGAACCCCCGCGCGCGGCTGGACTGGGCCAAGGACCTGCCGTTCGAGGTCAAGCAGGTCGGTCAGGACGTCGAGAGCCTGGCCGACGTCGAGTACCTGTTCTGGGTGGGCTGCGCCGGTGCCTTCGAGGACCGCGCGAAGAAGACCACGCGGGCCGTGGCCGAGCTGCTGCACACCGCCGGGGTCGACTTCGCGGTGCTCGGCGACGGCGAGTCCTGCACCGGTGACCCGGCCCGCCGCGCCGGCAACGAGTTCCTGTTCCAGATGCTCGCCCAGCCGAACGTCGAGGTGCTCAACGAGCTCGGCGCGCAGAAGATCGTGGTGACCTGCGCGCACTGCTTCAACACGCTGTCCAACGAGTACCCGCAGCTGGGCGGGAACTACGAGGTCGTGCACCACACGCAGCTGCTCAACCGGCTTGTCCGCGACAAGCGCCTCGTGCCGGTCGCGCCGCCCGCCGACCAGCCCGCCGCGAAGGACGGCGTGACCGCCGCGGGCACGCCGATCACCTACCACGACCCGTGCTACCTGGGTCGGCACAACAACGTCTACGAGGCGCCGCGCGAGCTGATCGGCGCGCTGCCCGGCGTGGAGTACCGCGAGATGGAGCGCAGCAAGGAGCGCTCGTTCTGCTGCGGGGCAGGCGGTGCACGGATGTGGATGGAGGAGACGCTCGGCACCCGGATCAACACCAACCGGACCGCCGAGGCCGTCGCCACCGGGGCCGACAAGATCGCGATCGGCTGCCCGTTCTGCCGCGTCATGATGAGCGACGGGCTCGCCGCCCAGCAGGCCGACGGCTCCGCCCGCGAGGAGGTCGAGGTGGTCGACGTCGCGCAGATGCTGCTCGCCGCCGTCCGCCGTGGACAGGACCCGCAGCCGGCCGCCGAGCCCGAGCCCTCCCCGGTCTGA
- a CDS encoding IclR family transcriptional regulator: MSGASRVPAAEQTLAILTHLARRAGPQPAGRIASDLGLPRSTTYHLLGVLTEAGFVVHLPEERRYGLGVTAFEVGSAYTHQDALARLARPLLARLVDSVGQSAHLAVLHGREVLYVVEERARGRPTLVTDVGVRLPAQLAASGRAMLAALPPAQVRALFPDRGAFVQRHGLGPTSLSALRGLLVDVRARGYALEDGEVTPGFASVASAVLDHAGHPTAGLAITYAAQDADADPGALADRLREVADSLSRRIGGRPAH; the protein is encoded by the coding sequence GTGAGCGGCGCGTCGCGGGTGCCCGCCGCCGAGCAGACCCTAGCGATCCTGACCCACCTGGCTCGGCGGGCCGGCCCTCAGCCGGCCGGCCGGATCGCGAGCGATCTGGGCCTGCCCCGGTCGACGACGTACCACCTGCTCGGCGTGCTGACCGAGGCCGGATTCGTCGTCCACCTGCCCGAGGAGCGGCGCTACGGGCTGGGCGTGACGGCGTTCGAGGTCGGGTCGGCGTACACCCACCAGGACGCGCTGGCCCGGCTGGCCCGGCCGCTGCTGGCGCGGCTGGTGGACTCCGTCGGGCAGAGCGCCCACCTGGCCGTGCTGCACGGACGCGAGGTGCTGTACGTCGTGGAGGAGCGCGCGAGGGGCCGACCGACGCTGGTGACCGACGTCGGGGTGCGGTTGCCGGCCCAGCTGGCCGCGTCCGGGCGGGCGATGCTGGCCGCGCTGCCGCCCGCCCAGGTGCGGGCGCTGTTCCCGGACCGGGGCGCGTTCGTCCAGCGGCACGGGCTCGGGCCGACCTCGCTCTCAGCCTTGCGCGGGTTGCTGGTCGACGTGCGGGCCCGCGGGTACGCGCTCGAGGACGGCGAGGTCACCCCCGGGTTCGCCAGCGTGGCGAGCGCGGTGCTCGACCACGCCGGCCACCCCACCGCGGGGCTGGCGATCACCTACGCCGCGCAGGACGCCGACGCGGACCCCGGGGCGCTCGCCGACCGGCTGCGTGAGGTGGCCGACTCGCTCAGCCGGCGCATCGGCGGTCGGCCGGCGCACTGA
- a CDS encoding maleylpyruvate isomerase family mycothiol-dependent enzyme, with protein sequence MYGALTDEQYLTSTARDAGVMTAVLTRHPLTTPVPSCPGWDLAELGGHLGVIHRWARDSLASDSPPDEGQPPSREELAGWYRDSADALLSALRAARSDDPCWGFGPHPRTVRFWLRRQAHETCIHAWDAANAVGAPPAIAADLAADGLDEVAGMFYPRQIRLGRREPLGVALAFAATDVGRVSVLGEGEPVATVSGSAEQLLLGLWRRRDLAALLADGDVRMDGDTAVAHAVLAEQLTP encoded by the coding sequence TTGTACGGAGCACTGACCGACGAGCAGTACCTGACGAGCACGGCCCGCGACGCCGGCGTGATGACCGCGGTGCTCACGCGACACCCGCTGACCACGCCCGTGCCGTCCTGCCCGGGCTGGGACCTCGCCGAGCTCGGCGGCCACCTCGGCGTCATCCACCGCTGGGCCCGCGACTCGCTGGCCTCTGATTCCCCGCCCGACGAGGGACAGCCGCCCAGCCGCGAGGAGCTGGCCGGCTGGTACCGGGACAGCGCCGACGCACTGCTCTCGGCGCTGCGGGCGGCCAGGTCGGACGACCCGTGCTGGGGCTTCGGGCCGCACCCACGCACCGTCCGGTTCTGGCTCCGGCGGCAGGCCCACGAGACCTGCATCCACGCCTGGGACGCCGCGAACGCGGTCGGCGCCCCGCCGGCGATCGCCGCGGACCTCGCTGCGGACGGGCTCGACGAGGTCGCCGGGATGTTCTACCCGCGCCAGATCCGCCTCGGACGGCGCGAGCCCCTGGGTGTCGCCCTCGCCTTCGCCGCGACCGACGTGGGCCGCGTCAGCGTGCTCGGCGAAGGGGAGCCGGTCGCAACGGTGAGCGGCTCGGCCGAGCAGCTCCTGCTCGGCCTGTGGCGACGCCGCGACCTGGCTGCCCTGCTGGCCGACGGCGATGTCCGGATGGACGGTGACACCGCGGTGGCGCACGCGGTGCTCGCCGAGCAGCTGACGCCGTAG